The proteins below are encoded in one region of Festucalex cinctus isolate MCC-2025b chromosome 2, RoL_Fcin_1.0, whole genome shotgun sequence:
- the mybpha gene encoding myosin binding protein Ha isoform X2: protein MPGKPAPIKKSPAKKAAEKAPKPDPPAAEPAQPEPVPAETPVEATPVAEGEASPAAPAEESPAAEPSAPASESATEGDIAVPASDAPGDGAAPPVEEPPKAPTPPPAAVPTSAPLEICVEDVNETSLTVKWKTPETIGESGLDGYTVEYCKDGTTNWVVANEVATPATRYCIKDLTAGDLLLVRVVAVNPGGRSEPATLAQAVPIREVVDRPKIKIPRNLRTCFVKQVGEQINLVIPFLGKPKPLVSWLKDGRPLDAKRVNIRNSDKDSILFIRTAQREDSGVYEMTVQVDCFEDKATITLQIVELPGPPSSTKLVDCWGFNAALEWTPPKDNGNTEITGYIVQKADKKTGEWFTVLEHYHRLTATISDLIMGNSYAFRVFSVNKVGISEKSTVTKDVATIQKTGIVYKPPEYQEHDFSEAPKFTTPLSNRAATVGYTTKLLCSVRGSPKPKIEWLKNQMVIGDDPKFRQLSNQGICSLEIRKPCSFDGGVYTCRAKNDQGEAAVSCKLEVKQVNLLEADKQKSK from the exons ATGCCAGGCAAGCCCGCCCCTATTAAGAAGTCCCCCGCCAAGAAAGCGGCCGAGAAGGCACCAAAGCCCGACCCGCCAGCCGCAGAACCTGCACAACCTGAGCCCGTACCTGCAGAGACACCTGTTGAGGCCACACCTGTGGCCGAGGGTGAAGCATCACCTGCCGCCCCGGCGGAGGAAAGTCCCGCTGCAGAACCAAGCGCTCCAG cTTCTGAATCCGCAACTGAAGGCGACATCGCAGTCCCTGCTTCAGATGCACCAGGAGACG gAGCTGCTCCTCCAGTTGAAGAGCCACCCAAGGCCCCAACACCCCCACCGGCTGCAG TTCCCACCAGTGCACCACTGGAAATATGTGTGGAGGACGTGAACGAAACAAGCCTCACCGTCAAGTGGAAGACGCCGGAGACGATTGGAGAATCTGGCCTGGATGGATACACCGTTGAGTACTGCAAAGACGGAA CTACGAACTGGGTGGTGGCAAACGAGGTGGCGACCCCGGCTACCCGCTACTGCATCAAGGACCTGACAGCAGGTGACCTGCTGCTGGTGCGCGTGGTGGCGGTTAACCCCGGCGGCCGCAGTGAGCCGGCCACGCTCGCCCAGGCCGTGCCAATTCGTGAGGTGGTCG ATCGGCCAAAGATCAAAATTCCTCGCAACCTCCGCACATGCTTTGTCAAGCAAGTTGGAGAGCAAATCAACCTGGTCATCCCGTTCCTT GGCAAGCCCAAACCTTTGGTGTCCTGGCTGAAAGACGGTCGGCCTTTGGATGCAAAGAGGGTCAACATCCGGAACAGTGACAAGGACAGCATCCTATTCATCCGCACTGCTCAGAGGGAGGACTCGGGTGTTTACGAGATGACGGTTCAGGTGGACTGCTTTGAAGACAAAGCCACCATCACCCTTCAGATTGTTG AGCTGCCCGGTCCTCCCAGCAGTACAAAACTAGTTGACTGCTGGGGCTTCAACGCCGCGCTGGAATGGACTCCTCCCAAGGACAACGGCAACACGGAGATCACTGGGTACATTGTCCAGAAGGCCGACAAGAAGACCGGG GAATGGTTCACCGTGCTGGAACACTATCACAGGCTAACCGCCACCATCTCTGACCTCATCATGGGAAACTCGTACGCCTTCAGAGTGTTTTCTGTCAACAAAGTGGGCATCAGTGAGAAGAGCACCGTCACCAAGGACGTGGCAAcaatccagaaaacag GCATCGTCTACAAGCCTCCTGAATACCAAGAGCATGACTTCAGCGAGGCGCCCAAATTCACCACGCCGCTCAGCAACCGCGCTGCTACCGTTGGTTACACCACCAAGCTGCTGTGTTCTGTTCGTGGAAGTCCCAAG CCGAAGATCGAATGGCTGAAGAACCAGATGGTGATCGGTGACGACCCCAAGTTTCGTCAGCTCTCCAACCAGGGCATTTGCTCCTTGGAGATCCGCAAGCCGTGCAGCTTTGACGGCGGCGTGTACACGTGCAGAGCCAAGAACGATCAAGGAGAAGCCGCCGTCTCTTGCAAATTGGAAGTCAAAC AGGTCAATCTTTTGGAAGCTGATAAGCAGAAGAGCAAATAG
- the mybpha gene encoding myosin binding protein Ha isoform X1, producing the protein MPGKPAPIKKSPAKKAAEKAPKPDPPAAEPAQPEPVPAETPVEATPVAEGEASPAAPAEESPAAEPSAPASESATEGDIAVPASDAPGDAGAAPPVEEPPKAPTPPPAAVPTSAPLEICVEDVNETSLTVKWKTPETIGESGLDGYTVEYCKDGTTNWVVANEVATPATRYCIKDLTAGDLLLVRVVAVNPGGRSEPATLAQAVPIREVVDRPKIKIPRNLRTCFVKQVGEQINLVIPFLGKPKPLVSWLKDGRPLDAKRVNIRNSDKDSILFIRTAQREDSGVYEMTVQVDCFEDKATITLQIVELPGPPSSTKLVDCWGFNAALEWTPPKDNGNTEITGYIVQKADKKTGEWFTVLEHYHRLTATISDLIMGNSYAFRVFSVNKVGISEKSTVTKDVATIQKTGIVYKPPEYQEHDFSEAPKFTTPLSNRAATVGYTTKLLCSVRGSPKPKIEWLKNQMVIGDDPKFRQLSNQGICSLEIRKPCSFDGGVYTCRAKNDQGEAAVSCKLEVKQVNLLEADKQKSK; encoded by the exons ATGCCAGGCAAGCCCGCCCCTATTAAGAAGTCCCCCGCCAAGAAAGCGGCCGAGAAGGCACCAAAGCCCGACCCGCCAGCCGCAGAACCTGCACAACCTGAGCCCGTACCTGCAGAGACACCTGTTGAGGCCACACCTGTGGCCGAGGGTGAAGCATCACCTGCCGCCCCGGCGGAGGAAAGTCCCGCTGCAGAACCAAGCGCTCCAG cTTCTGAATCCGCAACTGAAGGCGACATCGCAGTCCCTGCTTCAGATGCACCAGGAGACG caggAGCTGCTCCTCCAGTTGAAGAGCCACCCAAGGCCCCAACACCCCCACCGGCTGCAG TTCCCACCAGTGCACCACTGGAAATATGTGTGGAGGACGTGAACGAAACAAGCCTCACCGTCAAGTGGAAGACGCCGGAGACGATTGGAGAATCTGGCCTGGATGGATACACCGTTGAGTACTGCAAAGACGGAA CTACGAACTGGGTGGTGGCAAACGAGGTGGCGACCCCGGCTACCCGCTACTGCATCAAGGACCTGACAGCAGGTGACCTGCTGCTGGTGCGCGTGGTGGCGGTTAACCCCGGCGGCCGCAGTGAGCCGGCCACGCTCGCCCAGGCCGTGCCAATTCGTGAGGTGGTCG ATCGGCCAAAGATCAAAATTCCTCGCAACCTCCGCACATGCTTTGTCAAGCAAGTTGGAGAGCAAATCAACCTGGTCATCCCGTTCCTT GGCAAGCCCAAACCTTTGGTGTCCTGGCTGAAAGACGGTCGGCCTTTGGATGCAAAGAGGGTCAACATCCGGAACAGTGACAAGGACAGCATCCTATTCATCCGCACTGCTCAGAGGGAGGACTCGGGTGTTTACGAGATGACGGTTCAGGTGGACTGCTTTGAAGACAAAGCCACCATCACCCTTCAGATTGTTG AGCTGCCCGGTCCTCCCAGCAGTACAAAACTAGTTGACTGCTGGGGCTTCAACGCCGCGCTGGAATGGACTCCTCCCAAGGACAACGGCAACACGGAGATCACTGGGTACATTGTCCAGAAGGCCGACAAGAAGACCGGG GAATGGTTCACCGTGCTGGAACACTATCACAGGCTAACCGCCACCATCTCTGACCTCATCATGGGAAACTCGTACGCCTTCAGAGTGTTTTCTGTCAACAAAGTGGGCATCAGTGAGAAGAGCACCGTCACCAAGGACGTGGCAAcaatccagaaaacag GCATCGTCTACAAGCCTCCTGAATACCAAGAGCATGACTTCAGCGAGGCGCCCAAATTCACCACGCCGCTCAGCAACCGCGCTGCTACCGTTGGTTACACCACCAAGCTGCTGTGTTCTGTTCGTGGAAGTCCCAAG CCGAAGATCGAATGGCTGAAGAACCAGATGGTGATCGGTGACGACCCCAAGTTTCGTCAGCTCTCCAACCAGGGCATTTGCTCCTTGGAGATCCGCAAGCCGTGCAGCTTTGACGGCGGCGTGTACACGTGCAGAGCCAAGAACGATCAAGGAGAAGCCGCCGTCTCTTGCAAATTGGAAGTCAAAC AGGTCAATCTTTTGGAAGCTGATAAGCAGAAGAGCAAATAG
- the LOC144014080 gene encoding obscurin-like protein 1 — translation MHHLTACAAQWKMELIKIFAVMCFSVVCVAMTDEDYVTSMWMDFVPSSALPTEDQTIYEVTSMFSDTFPTSEVSTETQTVYEPPVPSLHLQSPWWDVFPFEKAEFRCSINDSSDWTFTWYRNEQRLPDADINVSSNPPHQETLTIAEASRAHSGIYSCKAHHKVKGDSINSNQVELKVYANKPKPTLMLNPELQKMFPGESVTFQCVIMSSGWDYLWYHDDKEIQGSLKNSSTIVSLALSDSGRYHCKAKRGQSPFYTEQSETSTLQVSEPPMPTMKLQSSWLDVFQMESMELICNVGSPSWTFTWHRDGTALQEDPALVLSLGGALLNITSASRAHQGRYACKAHLESRKVSSAFSSTTSVTVYGNIPKPSLSKVPVLNSLYVGEITTFTCKVHLGSDWVYHWFKDGKELAVTDETLGIRLGPNDEGTYWCKATRGQRTSTDISDSMTQYVLEIPVPSLTRSSQWADVFPTESVTFSCAMAHSSGWTYTWRRDNQVIHRDDTVSFGPDGATLSIGSASTSHQGQYSCSGKLKGRSVSSNFTSGMTLKVYDNKPFIKLVQDPEHMVMHTGDSVSYSCHINQSSGWEYVWYKDGARLAASGKNYSIRSVVKTNIGSYMCQATRGTMTGVFNTEQSQALKLQVEDRPTANIIVLTGWSEVFSTDSLVLKCEVKSSKDMWKWNYTWYKEGHWIVNSSSDKYTVTPQNDPVQSQYICQGIRNGRPSYSKHSDPLATRNLLLKRRVLLSISGCILFGIVAVFFGCIVLRVTRKKEVHDEGPEEGELFLTMAQLKDRDDAPCPMVDYITDAELTVPAKEGADIICSEATPIPVTSSDDQAVTTENSERPPAEESPMVSFQH, via the exons ATGCATCACTTGACTGCATGTGCCGCTCAATGGAAAATGGAGCTCATCAAGATCTTTGCTGTCATGT GTTTTTCTGTGGTCTGTGTGGCTATGACTGATGAGGATTATG TTACCTCCATGTGGATGGATTTTGTCCCAAGCAGTGCGCTGCCAACTGAGGACCAAACGATCTATG AAGTCACCTCCATGTTCAGCGACACTTTCCCAACTAGTGAAGTGTCAACTGAGACACAAACTGTCTATG AGCCTCCGGTCCCGTCACTGCACCTGCAGTCCCCCTGGTGGGACGTGTTCCCCTTTGAGAAAGCAGAGTTTCGGTGTAGTATCAATGACAGCTCTGACTGGACCTTCACTTGGTATAGAAATGAGCAGCGCTTGCCTGATGCAGACATAAATGTCTCATCAAATCCGCCCCACCAAGAAACACTAACAATCGCTGAAGCATCTCGGGCGCACTCTGGAATATACTCTTGTAAAGCTCATCACAAAGTAAAGGGCGACTCCATCAATAGTAACCAAGTTGAACTCAAAGTTTATG caaacaaaccaaagCCAACGTTGATGCTGAACCCGGAGTTGCAGAAAATGTTCCCTGGAGAATCTGTCACCTTCCAGTGTGTAATTATGTCCTCTGGATGGGACTATCTGTGGTATCATGATGACAAGGAAATCCAAGGATCGCTAAAAAATAGTTCTACAATAGTTTCTTTAGCGCTGTCTGACAGCGGACGATACCACTGCAAAGCCAAGAGAGGACAAAGTCCTTTCTACACAGAGCAGAGTGAAACGTCAACGCTGCAGGTGTCTG AACCACCCATGCCAACCATGAAGCTACAGTCTTCCTGGTTGGATGTGTTCCAAATGGAAAGCATGGAGCTTATTTGTAACGTGGGCAGCCCTAGCTGGACCTTCACCTGGCATAGAGACGGAACGGCGCTCCAAGAAGACCCGGCGTTGGTCCTGAGCTTAGGGGGAGCTCTTCTTAACATCACCTCTGCTTCTCGAGCCCACCAGGGAAGATATGCCTGCAAAGCGCACCTGGAGTCCAGAAAAGTCAGCTCTGCTTTCAGCAGCACCACAAGTGTGACAGTTTATG GAAATATCCCGAAACCGTCACTGAGCAAGGTTCCCGTTTTGAACTCATTGTATGTTGGAGAAATCACCACATTCACCTGCAAAGTTCATCTGGGGTCTGACTGGGTGTACCACTGGTTCAAAGACGGAAAAGAGCTTGCGGTCACAGACGAAACCCTCGGAATCCGACTTGGCCCCAATGATGAGGGGACCTATTGGTGCAAAGCCACCAGAGGCCAAAGAACATCCACAGACATCAGCGACAGCATGACTCAATATGTTCTTG AAATCCCTGTTCCGTCTTTGACGCGAAGCAGTCAGTGGGCTGATGTGTTCCCCACCGAGAGTGTGACATTCAGCTGCGCAATGGCCCACAGTTCTGGCTGGACGTATACGTGGCGCAGAGACAATCAGGTGATCCACAGAGATGACACGGTATCTTTCGGGCCCGATGGAGCTACTCTGTCTATCGGTTCTGCTTCAACCTCTCATCAAGGACAGTACAGCTGCTCGGGGAAGCTCAAGGGCAGGTCTGTTAGCAGCAACTTCACATCTGGAATGACCCTCAAGGTTTATG aCAACAAACCATTCATCAAACTGGTGCAGGACCCTGAACACATGGTCATGCACACTGGAGATTCGGTCTCATATAGCTGTCACATTAACCAGTCCTCTGGTTGGGAGTATGTGTGGTACAAAGATGGCGCTCGGCTCGCTGCCTCTGGAAAGAACTACAGCATACGGTCTgtggtcaaaacaaacattgGGTCATATATGTGTCAAGCAACCAGAGGGACAATGACTGGTGTCTTCAACACGGAACAAAGTCAGGCTTTAAAGCTCCAAGTTGAAG ATCGGCCAACAGCAAATATAATCGTCTTAACCGGATGGTCCGAGGTCTTTTCCACTGACAGTCTCGTCCTTAAGTGTGAGGTGAAAAGTAGCAAGGACATGTGGAAGTGGAATTACACATG GTATAAGGAAGGGCACTGGATCGTGAACTCGTCGTCTGACAAATACACAGTAACACCCCAGAATGACCCTGTGCAGAGCCAATACATTTGCCAGGGCATTCGCAATGGGCGCCCTTCTTACTCCAAACACAGCGATCCTCTCGCAACGAGAAACTTAT TGTTAAAGAGGCGTGTGCTTCTTTCCATCTCTGGCTGTATCTTATTCGGGATTGTTGCTGTTTTCTTCGGATGCATTGTTCTCAGAGTCACCAGAAAAAAAG AGGTTCATGATGAAGGGCCAGAGGAGGGCGAGCTCTTTCTCACCATGGCTCAGCTCAAGGACCGTGACG ACGCTCCTTGTCCAATGGTTGATTACATCACCGATGCGGAACTAACCGTTCCAGCAAAAG AAGGAGCGGATATTATTTGTAGTGAAGCAACACCAATACCGGTAACCTCTTCGGATGATCAAG CTGTGACAACAGAGAACAGCGAAAGACCCCCAGCGGAGGAAAGTCCGATGGTTTCCTTTCAACACTGA
- the apobec2b gene encoding C->U-editing enzyme APOBEC-2b, which produces MHLGYHALAPTLSPPLPLHPTLSCSYKIMADRTSRVSVKRKEKKVENKTNDDKEQEQTKSVKKQDKVAKKPETTSEPCAVDEDKRNGEAAGAASNQVKKNDGNGEYEPIELPPFEIITGEQMSPFYFKFQFRNVEYSSGRNKTLLCYRVDTPGGSTEPLTGYLEDEHATAHAEEAFFQQVLPDSNPSQEYDVTWYVTSSPCVACAAKLADILRQRKKLRLCVFCSRLFECEEPEIVEGLKGLVSAGCKLRMMKPSDFQHVWETYVEKEDQSFTPWEDCKENYDYYVEKLADILK; this is translated from the exons ATGCACTTGGGTTATCACGCACTTGCACccactctctctccccctcttcctcttcatccAACACTCTCTTGCTCCTACAAAATCATGGCAGACAGAACCAGCCGGGTCAGTGTTAAGCGAAAGGAGAAGAAGGTGGAAAACAAAACCAATGATGATAAGGAGCAAGAACagaccaaaagtgtcaaaaagcAGGATAAAGTTGCCAAAAAGCCGGAGACTACCTCTGAACCATGCGCCGTGGATGAGGACAAGAGGAACGGGGAAGCTGCCGGAGCAGCAAGCAATCAAGTGAAGAAAAATGATGGAAACGGCGAGTATGAGCCTATTGAACTGCCGCCATTTGAGATCATCACAGG AGAGCAGATGAGCCCATTCTACTTCAAGTTTCAGTTCAGGAATGTGGAGTATTCATCCGGCAGGAACAAGACCCTGCTGTGCTACAGAGTGGACACGCCAGGGGGCAGTACCGAGCCTTTGACAGGTTATCTGGAGGATGAACATGCCACAGCTCATGCTGAAGAGGCTTTCTTTCAGCAA GTTCTCCCTGACAGTAACCCTTCCCAGGAATATGACGTCACATGGTACGTGACGTCCAGTCCCTGTGTGGCCTGTGCAGCCAAGCTGGCCGACATCCTCCGGCAACGCAAGAAGCTCCGTCTGTGTGTTTTCTGCTCTCGTCTCTTTGAGTGCGAGGAGCCAGAGATAGTGGAGGGGCTCAAGGGCCTGGTGAGCGCTGGCTGCAAGCTCAGGATGATGAAGCCCTCCGACTTCCAGCATGTTTGGGAGACGTACGTGGAGAAGGAAGACCAAAGCTTTACTCCCTGGGAAGACTGTAAGGAGAACTACGACTACTATGTGGAGAAGCTGGCTGATATCCTCAAGTAG